The Dioscorea cayenensis subsp. rotundata cultivar TDr96_F1 unplaced genomic scaffold, TDr96_F1_v2_PseudoChromosome.rev07_lg8_w22 25.fasta BLBR01002160.1, whole genome shotgun sequence nucleotide sequence AATAAcagcaaaataatttaaaattaagcattaacatgaaaaaaatatatttagaacAAAAACCTTACAGAATTATTGTAACAACTTCCATAATTCATGAAATTAATCTGCAAGAATGTATACCTGTACGCTTGCAATTCAGTACGTGCAAGCTGTTTGTCATAAATGTTTGGCGCTAGTACAGATGTGTTAAATGTATGCATTGCTACGGACTGACTTTTATATAGATATGGTAGAtgttttcttccacctttcaaATTCATTCATCAAAAGGTGGCATATCATCACCGCCATTCATCTCATGTGTCACTATGGCGTACCAATAACTCCTTCAATGGAAATACAGTATTGAATCTAAAACGTTTCAAATGCTTCTTCCATAATAACTTCTTCAATTTTTACTCAAGCATTCTTATAGGCATATTCCATTTGTTCAGCAGATATAAATCACCATGGCAAAGCATGGTTGGTCCACCCATCACCTATGATCATTCCATCCTTCAATCTGGAAATTGCATTTGATTAACTAAAAACTAGCATACCATAGACTGGATGAGAGAATTTTTCCACACAAAAACCGTGTGCAGGCATGAAATTGTAACAGAAATTTGGTAAGAGAGGGAAAACAGAAGCTTTAGTGAGACTTGAAGGCATAGGAAAAGCAAAAAACAACTCAATTTCTAGGATAGATATCAACCTCCAAAGAATCAAAATCATTCTACAGTATGATATTTAGTGCATAAAAATAATACCAACCTTAACAACAGATCCTGCTCCAATAAGGATATTTTGTGGCTTCATATCACGATGAATAATGCGGTTTGAGTGTAAATAGTACAAGGCTCTGACCTGGCAAGGTAACAGAATCAACTCTTAAGAACTAAGACCACTGATTCataagaaaaaacacaaaagcaacAAATCTATATAAACTATGAAGGGGTGTTAGTCAAATAGCCATCAGATGCCTAGCATACCAGCTGCTTCGCTATTGCCTGCACCTGATCTTCTGGGAGACACTTGTCATCTTCAAGAACCTCAAATAGCTCTCCCTAACAAACAGTTGTTCAACAACATCAGAGagtgtgtgagtgagtgagagagTATTAGCATCAATACAATATAAGTACCTGTGCAAATTCAGTAACAACACAGAATTCCTGAGGATTTTCAAAGGCATCAAGCAtttcaattatattttcatGCTTCAGCTTCCTTAAAATCTGTTGAAAGGTAAGACAGTCAAATGCTGTTAAAGCAAATTCGAAGAAGCAAGATGGTAAGCTGCAAGAGTATATATTTCAGAAGGTGCCATTATTGCTGGATAAGTTTCTCTATCCTGATTCATTATCTGAAAGAATGATCACTGATTACAAGAGTAGCTTTCCACCATCAACTAAACTACcaaatatatacaagaaatcAACTTTTCACATAATAAATCATACAAGAAAAGTATCTAAGCTACCCAATTTTCAGCAACTCCATCTCCAGCCTCAAATTATGGATATCATCTGCTTCATATCCTCAAAGAATGATCATTATTATCAACACCAAAGTTACCTTATTAGTTCTTTTACATcaaatcaagaaacaaaatagaTTCAAGGTACCAACTATTTCACATAAGAcatcacaaaataataaacttgCATTAAACAAACTAAATTTCAGCACCTCAATTTCCTGCCTCAAATTATGGATATCCTTTTCGCTCTTTCCATGCTTCAGAATAAATTTCATGGCCACCGtctatgagaaaaaaaaaaatcatcagaaaaCAAAGCAACCATCAACTCACAGCTCAAATCCGAGTCAAATCAAGAAGCAGCAGCTAAAGCCCATCTCACCTGCCCAGTGAACTTGCGCCGGCCCTTGTAAACCTTCCCAAAGGACCCCTCCCCGACGAGCTCTATCACATGGTAGTTCTCCACCCCCATTTCCCAACAAATCTACGGCCAAAAccaaggattagggtttcagaaGAGGTGGAACTTCAGGATCAAGAGCAGCAGGGACGATTAAGAGCGatgagaaaccctagaaatcaaaGTTTTAGCTTGAAATTGGGGGAAATGGGATCGCTGATTGGAATCAATAGTGATAGAGAGATCATCAACGTCTCTTTCTCTCGTTTTTCCCGCCCATTTGtagtttaatttcaaatttttgagaACGGATCGGCTACACGAGCCCGATCATGCAAAACAGCGAGTACTAAAGCTGTGTGGACACGTGtctttatttcattaattggaTTGTGGTGAAAGAATAGtgaaagattttgaaaaaaaaaaatatggggaaaaaatcaatgaaaagaaaatttttcatagaCTTTTTAACCTCATTGAAAAGCATTTtaaacaaaactaataaatctaaaagaaaagataaaagataatatctcaattttgccttttttttcccaataaaccaaaaaaaaaagataaatttgaccttagattttatatgatttttacattattttattatgtaactTAGATGATCAGCAGATCGATATAAACACATTTTTATGACCTGTTTAATAATCTCTTGCTTTTCAATGGAAAACTTTCTTAAAAATATCAACTAAGAATAAAAATGATGCCAAATACCCTCtccaacaaaaataattaacaaactaACTCCATGCATGAGATATTACAAATCAATTATGCTTCTGTAACAAACTAAAAAGGATCAAAAACttgaaactcaaataagaaACACAGAAATAAAAGGACCCAAACCTTTGATCAAAATTTGGAATTAAGTTTGGATTGActgcaaaattataaattttaaaaaattacttttgcaaacaaaaacaaattcaacaaAATTAACAGTGTATTTCAGGAACACATCtgcaaataaaatttagataaataatttgcaaataCGAAAATAAGCGTGAGTTTAATCAATGAAGGGCAGAAAGGGTATTTCCCCTTCTCTGGGCTTCTCCTGTGACCTGCAATGTATCATCAAAGAGATGCAGCTCTGTATTTCTATGAAAACATTGAATGACATGAAATAAAAGAGATGCAATAAATAACAACCTAACTTGCAATCAGAACACaatatgcatttcattttaCATTGACCAATTCCCAGAGATATTGCACACACCAAACATCAATCGAAAAAGGCTAGAAAAACACATGTACAATTGGCATGATGCCGAAGCTGACTAGGTTGACTGCAGAACATTATTTCTACACTCTAAGAGAAACCTGTGAATAGATAAATATACAGGCTAACATTATACATCCACAGTCATAATTGCGGGAAATGGTCAAATTTCTATAAGGCTAAAGCAGAAGAACCATGGCCAGGTTTGCACTTGTAAGAACAGTCATCCTTTTGCTTCAGATAGTGATAGCTGAAAACATGTTTCACTGATTCATCTGTGTTCACTGGAGAAGTTCACCGAACTCCAACTGCAATTACAAAATAAAGTTCAGATGCTTATCGTACAAAATACATTACAGGACACTACAACTTGCAGTGAGATTGGTTCATTCTATCTGTGCACAGtttgatgaaagaaaataatgaaatcttAATGTAATCTGTGCTTAGGTTGTTAGCATGATGATgttaaatatttctaaaaaaaaagtgattattATTTCTGGAAATACTCCTTTACCTTTGCCTCTTCACAGGCCAGCTTCATTCTCCGGTACTCCTGTTGGGCACGATAAGAACGAAACATGGTCTGGACACGCACAACGGATCTATTTATCCGATCTTCAGCTTGCTCCTGACCAACCAGAAAGAAATCCTCCTCCACTACACTTTCTTGTTCCTTGTCTACTTTCATTGTCTCTGGTTCTTCTACTTGGATACCTCGTAGGCCTTTCCTCTTCAAACGCCACCGTAGAACTGCCTTCTCAAGTATTCCAACTGACCAAACTATTTTAGTGTAGTGTCTTCTAGCACAGTAGCCTCTAAAAGCAGCCTGAGATAGCATGGCCAGAATATATAGTTGGAAAACATCAAAAATGAACCGACAATAACACTTGATACTCTGTGTCAATCTTTAATATATCTTCAGACCATTATACAAAAAGGAGGATTTAGCATAATTAGTGAAtgatatgaagaagaagaatatattGCCTAGTGAAGTGTCTATTATTTTCCCATCCATCATTTCTGTAGTTCTCTTCATGCATGAAGGTATAAGCATTAACAGGACAAAGTCAAGTTTCcagaaaaacaaaacagaaattatgattgatttcattttatcagAGGTTGTCCAGTAAGCAAAATAAGCCCATTAATCAAGATGAAGAGAAGTGTTCTTGTGCTTACTTGGATTTTGATAACCTGCTTTCTCATGTTAAGAAAATTCCTTCTGGCCTGCCAGGTGCGGAAATGTCCCTGTATTCGTGCTGCAGCCTTCAACATTATGCGCCTATTGTGGCTACGGTAGGCATGCTGAATCCTCAGAGCAGCAACTATTGCCTTGGCTTCCAACTCAGGTTCAACCAACTGGACGGCTTTTGTTTTTAGCTTCAATGCTCGCTCTCGAAATGCAGCTTGTATGCGATCAGCCGCATCAGCAGCATTCCGATATGCTGCTAAAGAATCTTTCAAACAGAGTTCTTGTTCACTGAGATGCTCGATACTTTCATATCTTGTTAGACTACTTGAAGCGGGTGCTGTTGGTCCGCTAATGTTCCCTGACAAGGACATGGCCTGGAAATGTGCTGTTAGTCCCTTTTCTGAAAGGTATATAGCCAATCCATCAAACCCCCCATTAGATGCAAGATCAGCAGCAAGACACCCTCCTGGACATTCTGGAGTCGGATCTGAAACCAAGCTTGCATTTGCCCCAGCAGACAAAAGAGCAGCGACCATCTTTTCCCTGCATGCAGTTTTAAGTGAACTGATGCTTCTGATAATactgaaaatcctaaaattaaACTGAGGCTAAACATTTGCTTCCATGGATGGCTGAAGAATTAACATTGCTTTGAACATCTAATGGCGTTCTCAGAaataaacaaaatccaaaagCAGCATCAGAGAGAAATCTTGCCTAATAAAAACATGACAATTTAGGGAAGCTAAAGTAATATTTGATGTGAAACATTTCACAGGGAAATTAATATGTCAGACAAGGAGAATGAAATTGACTTGATGCGTTGCTAAAACTATAGGTAGCAGCGATACCTGAGATCAACAAAGTGTAAAACAGGAGGCACGCAAACAAGAGCATGACCAAGtggattatcattattattattatatgaaattataGGATAACGAAAAAAGGGTGCACCATCAATATTTTGACAAAGATTTTACTACATTAAAACAATACAAATAACCTAGCACCGATTTTGACTTTAAAGCAATGATTTAAAAAGGTACCTCCCAAGAGATGCAGCCCAATGCAATGCCGTCCAACCAGAAGCATCACGGAAATCCAATGACAAGCCTGACAGTGAAAACAAATGAATAGCCCACACGTAATCCAGAATAACACAGAGATGGATAACTCCTTGACCTTGTGAATCAAGGGGGGTTTTTTTACATCCATCAACTATTTTTGTCAACAGCCATTCTTGTAATTTATTTCTCAAAATCAGCTCAAACAATCCCTGAGTATCAATGGAGGACGAATCCTTATTATCAGAAGTTGACTTGATCATATTTGCCCAGCCCTTTTCCACTAAAGGAGATGTTGCTGAAGCAAATTTCTTTGCCTCCTGCAAGTTGCCTGGCTTTACTCGGTTAGACATAACAGATAGGTTGTCTGTAGAAGAGAAGAGCAAATGAGCAAGCCTCATCTGGATCTGAAAATCTTTCCACTTGGCCTCAGCATTCTTAACTTCTGATGGAATCCCACCAGGCAACAGAGCAGTAGAGCAGTAGTCAAAACTGCAAACCCGGCTAATGGGCGTATACCCATCAATTGTCAAATAAAGATCAACCAAGCCAGGCATATGGGGCTGTGCAGTAAACCGATAAACTCCTGCCTGGACGATTTCCATAGGAACACATGTCCCATCAACAATGCAACAAATCTCATGTCCTGCTAAATGTTTTTGTGATTCAGGAAAACCCCCAATCACTAAAACCTGCAATCACAGAAAATAAATGTACCCCAACATTACACAAATATGGCTGATTAAAATGCTGCATTCATAAGATAAATGGTATACAAAAGCCGGTGCTGTGATACTAAAACAATAGTGAACTTGTGTTTATGTTCATAGAATAGTAGAAGATCCATAAACTTGCTTTCCTAACAGCTCTCTATCTCTAGGCAGAGCTAAACAAGAATTCTGGGGATAAGCACTGATGTCTTAAAATAGTATGATCTCATTTCACATCATAGCATTGAAGGTGGGCATCATGAAGGCTCACATACTTGTCAACATCTTTAGATTTGCTGACtatgataaaaaaatctaatcagTGCTAGAGTAATCTCATGTACTTGAGGAAGCTATATCAATTAGAACCTATCAAGCCTGGCCTGAGACATTGAATAGCAGCAGTTGCAAACACATTATTCTCACCCCCTCACCAAGCAATTTTCAGTCATGCTGCTCAAACTTATAAGTTAGAAAAGCTTCAAGATTCCAAGTATAAAACATGCAGTGACAGACTTGCTATTCTTTACATCACCCATCAGACCTATAACATGAATTGAAGAATATAATGATTTGAAGAATATAAGATCAGCATCTCCGTGgtagtgaaaaaaaattaacaaaagaacaccaacctttcaaaaaaattaactatacaAATTATGATCTCAAATACTTCATGTAATTAACTTCATAAAATTGACAAAAGATTTGAAACTGACAATGCACAGAAAGCAGAAGATTTTAACAGTTAATCATGACCTTTGAAATGTTCAGTAACCAAAGATATAAGCGCAGATAATCAACATTTTAAAAGGATAATATAATGAAGAAATATTCTGTTCCGATAGAGAACCTTAGTTTCCTCTGTGGAATACCCCCACGCAGGTGAGATGTCTACAATGCAGAATAGCTCTTGAGCTGAGGGGTCATTTTCTGTAACAGCTGAATCTGGATTTAAAAATTCGCTGTCAAGTTGTAGATCATTGAAAAAGCCAATGGAATCCCACCTTTCCAAATTATTCTGCTTAGGGAATCCCACCGTTTCACTGACATCCTCAGGTAACCTGATTTCACTTGATTGATAATGGCTACTTGCAGCTCCAAACGATTGTGCCGGTCCCTGTTGATTCTCCAACAATTGAAAATTCCCGATAGTGGCTCCATTAATTCCAAAGATACCATTATCACTACACGGAGCATTTGGTTGGCAGCTACCAATACCTTGGGAACAAGAAAGGCTTCCCTAAACACAGACAAGAAGCAGCAGTTAATGCATAATAAGCAAAGGGCTGAGAATAGAGAGGTTTGACAAGGCCCAATTACAGTTAGATTTACAATCACCTCACAATTTCCCTAAATCATAGACcctatatatttctaaaaagaaaagaatggagaaCTATGGTTGTCCAGAAAACTTGACAGAACAGTCTCCTGAAAATAATTAGTCATATCAAGTCTAGAATTTTCAAGCATCAAGGGAACAAAGAACAAGTTTAACCATATGCAAATTTCATCtgaaacaagaagaagatcaGAGTTCCAACCAGAAATCAAAACAACTGAGCAAGGGTTTAGTAGACCTCAGAGACATCAAAGAAATCCTAGAATTTGGTACAGACTAATATACTGTAGCTACAAGTTTAACTCACTGAACAGCTCAATGTGAAGGCTTTTTCAGGAAAAATTTAAGCAAGAACAAGTATTCATAGCATGACCAGCATACCGTGATGAATGATTTAAAAACTAATGTAAACCAAATAGATACAGAAAGCAGAAAACCAATCAATAGCTTACTACTCACattattaatgatattatttaCTTCTCGGTGTGATGGTTGTTCTAATGCAGAAACATCACCTGAAATAGAGCAGTCATATATGAGGAAACTCTCTAACATGAACAAATTTTTCAGTAACATCAAGATATTACCTCCTCTGTCTGAGGCAAAATCCACATAGGGCGATCCCCCCACCAGATCTGACCATTCCAGTGTGTTGATCTCATGAAGTGTTAACTCATGATTCGTAAGTTCATTGACTTTCTCGAACTGTGATGTACCATACCCTGACACAATTTAACATATGTTATCATTCAACATTAACAGCCTAGGGTCTAATGCAAATATAAGTTCTGATCAAGCAGTGAGCAAATAAAATGACAGATCATTGGACATGGCCATCTCACCAGTATTTGTTTCAGGATCACCTCTAGAATTAATTTCTTCAGACATAACTCCGGAAGTAGACATTTCTGATTGGGCTGAACCACTACTTGAATCCACCGGTGCTATTGGGGAATCAATATGCTTGACAACGTTCCCAGCCAAATCCCCCTCACATTCCACTGACTCCGGATGTTGTTGAATTATGTTTTCCTGaaacaaacacaagaaaataaaaaggaaattgcatcaaatttatataagaaagaatgaaaatttcaagtctaagaaacatatatatcaacaatCTAAATTTGCTACAGAATCATATGCCGAAATTGGCacatcaataaaaacaaatcgaTATTCCAAATCTAGAATACCTATTAGTCTTCACATTTAAATGAAGGTGAACGTACATAGTTCAGGTTAGGTTCCATGCATGTCGATAGCAAAAGCTTGGTGAATGTACAACAAGATGCCAAAAGAAtaggtaaaatataaaaaaccattTGGAATCTTGACTGTTCCTTCTATAAATGTATTTGTCATCATCATTGTTGGTGCCTCCTAGCAAGGATTGCCAATTGATCAAGCTAGTCATGAGAATTGAGCTTGAGCCGAGTACGAGCTGGGCCTAGCTCAATCAAGCTCACCCATTTACAACCCTGAACCTGGCTCACAATCTGATTGTCAATGTGACCAAAAATCATGGGTTCCTCGATCCTTGGTATGATGCTTAAAGATGGTTTACAAGTTGTCTCCTACTACCTAATAACTTAGATCTTTCAAGTATTGTCTCCTTCAAACGTTCTAGTTTATTATGATGGCATCCATTTTGCTGaaactacaaacaaaacaatggGAGCGTCATTATTTCAGCAAGTCTAATTAATGTCCAACCTACACTATACATACTAGTTTAATTTAACcagtcatttttttatttttggaaataaaatatacaaaaatgaaaaataaaaaataaaagctaatgGAAAAAGAACCTCTGATGTCTGACGATAATGCACAAGAACTATTCGTTCCAAATCcctgagaaaaaaatatgaaataatgtttttaggtgaaatttaaaatatcaacaatgaaTAAACTCAAAAGCAAAGATCATAAATCTAAACAAAAAAGCAATATATGATCcatttaattagtaattatcATTAGCCAAACCAAGAAAACATGTCAATACAAGTTTAGCAGTCAAATTACATCAGAACAGACAATACATCTCAACTTGTAACCATATACTCTTGCTTTTCACAACCAAAGATATATGATGATCTAACACCAAGCATGTCATGATCCTAATTTGATGATAGTAAAAAAGAGAGACCTAGATATCGTATTGCATCATATAGAACCTTGATTTAATCATATATGTCATTGCATCATCAAAATTAACGTTGGCATGGCTTGATTTACTGTATGGAGCCAATTATCACCACATGGAAAGTCAGAAGCCTTCAATTATTGGCTGGTTGATCTAGCACTATTTTATCTGAGCCAATTAACTTCACAAGTTATTCCCTTACGATATCTTCAAAACACCATAGAAATTGTCATACTGGAGTTACTCCTGCATTTATTTGAGCAAGGGAAATTTCTAAATTACTGAAAAAAATTTTGCTTCTTGCTTCATGAGATGCAAAATTCCATCAAAAGGTTAAAAGCATTAACTGTAATGATCCTGTAAATTGAGTGACAAAGCAGAGACTGAAAGGTTCTAACACAAACATCATTATCATAACACtagttagagagagagagagagagagtagaaaTTGGAAAAACATACTTATCAAGAAGCCAGTAACACCTACGATAAAAGCAGGGATCATCCTCACTGCGTGCATAGTACACATGGATCCTTTCTTCATTACCAATCTATAACAAGCCATAAACAGAATTACTCATTTTTATTCCATAAAACtaaacaatacaaaaccacAAGCTTATTAACCTTGTGGTTATAATGCTACTAGTCTAGTGTGATTAGGTGGTTAGGGTGAGAAGAAGTAGAAGGGAAGAATGATCATGATCAATATGATCAAAAAAAGACAATTAACCTAGCTACCTCAAATTTCTTCATGGGGTATCCTAATTCAGATTTTCTATGGCACTACAAAAAGTAAGAAACAAAAGCCAGAATGATGTTCTCAGACAATAGTAACTTATTCCTTCCCATAAAGTTACAGTTCAAGGAGCAAGGTATTCACAAGCAGATTATCTAAGAGCTTAATGCCAGTTCAAGTCAGAGAATGTGTCACTGGCACATCTGAAATCAAAATCAACCAGAAAGATTACactacaatatttaaaaattttcattcctaaGTCCCTGTAACAGTAATAAGGAATCTAAAGTTCATATGATTAGCACTATGGCTGTCTCTGTAAAATGGTTCTATGTCATTTAAACATATTTGATTCACCTTGTTGAATTTACTAACCTCAAGGTGTTTCCTCAAAAGAAAGAATAGACAGAGatagataaaaataagaagatcCATCATTATAGATTTCAAAGTTAAACTTCATATAAGGGAATGCTTTGGTTGCTAACCTCAGAGTTCTCTCTATATTAAAACAAGATCCACCTAAACTTAGCCCTGATTTTCTGTCATGAATTAATATAAATGCAGATGAGTAAAGGCAACCTACAgcaagaacatatatatatatacctcaagAATATATTGCATGGACAGTGATCTTGTAACTTCAGAAAAACAAACTCATTCCGCTTAAAGTGTGAggcatttatttattaacatttggTAATGTTTATATCTCGACTTAAGAAAGCATCGTGCATAAGGATTACAAAATATAAGAAGTCATAAAACTATGTTTGAGTTAGAAATATAGCTAGTTATTCTTCTCGTGGCCACAAAGCAATACAGCACCAAAAAAATGCTGAAAGATTAATGACTCAATGATTTCGAAAGATTACCAACATGGTTCCCATAATTCACAACACAAGGCTTAAGTTTGACATTACACGAGTCGAGCAAATTACTACACTCATAGAACTTGACATTCTACTAAGATTTGGAAGGCact carries:
- the LOC120257478 gene encoding calmodulin-binding transcription activator CBT, which produces MLSTDSEHLAGAEIHGFHNTADLDVEGLMEEAASRWFRPNEVHALLSNYTRFKLQPKPVELPPSGTVRFFDRKMLRNFRKDGHNWKKKKDGKTVQEAHEKLKIGNEERIHVYYARSEDDPCFYRRCYWLLDKDLERIVLVHYRQTSEENIIQQHPESVECEGDLAGNVVKHIDSPIAPVDSSSGSAQSEMSTSGVMSEEINSRGDPETNTGYGTSQFEKVNELTNHELTLHEINTLEWSDLVGGSPYVDFASDRGGDVSALEQPSHREVNNIINNGSLSCSQGIGSCQPNAPCSDNGIFGINGATIGNFQLLENQQGPAQSFGAASSHYQSSEIRLPEDVSETVGFPKQNNLERWDSIGFFNDLQLDSEFLNPDSAVTENDPSAQELFCIVDISPAWGYSTEETKVLVIGGFPESQKHLAGHEICCIVDGTCVPMEIVQAGVYRFTAQPHMPGLVDLYLTIDGYTPISRVCSFDYCSTALLPGGIPSEVKNAEAKWKDFQIQMRLAHLLFSSTDNLSVMSNRVKPGNLQEAKKFASATSPLVEKGWANMIKSTSDNKDSSSIDTQGLFELILRNKLQEWLLTKIVDGCKKTPLDSQGQGVIHLCVILDYVWAIHLFSLSGLSLDFRDASGWTALHWAASLGREKMVAALLSAGANASLVSDPTPECPGGCLAADLASNGGFDGLAIYLSEKGLTAHFQAMSLSGNISGPTAPASSSLTRYESIEHLSEQELCLKDSLAAYRNAADAADRIQAAFRERALKLKTKAVQLVEPELEAKAIVAALRIQHAYRSHNRRIMLKAAARIQGHFRTWQARRNFLNMRKQVIKIQAAFRGYCARRHYTKIVWSVGILEKAVLRWRLKRKGLRGIQVEEPETMKVDKEQESVVEEDFFLVGQEQAEDRINRSVVRVQTMFRSYRAQQEYRRMKLACEEAKLEFGELLQ